GGCCAAGAGCTCGAGGACGAGCATTTCGAAGGTTAAAACGAACAAGTAAAATCACCGTAGTCGTAGCTGAATAAGAGGTAAATTATGGGACAAAAGGTAAATCCAATTGGATTACGATTGGGCATCAATAAAACATGGGATTCCTTGTGGTATGAGAAAGAAAATTATACAAAATACTTACAGCAGGATTTAATCATTAAAGACATCATCAAAAATTCTTATCCTCGTGGGACAATTGTAAGAATCCACATAAAAAGAATCATGGATAGGATTAATGTGACGATTGAGACTGTAAGACCAGGAACCATCATTGGTCAAAAAGGAAATAAAATTGAACAACTCAAACAGAAACTAAAATCCCTTCTCAAAAACGAGAACATCAATATAGCCATAAAAGAAAGAAGAAATCCGGAAACAATAGCTCAGATTATTGCAGATAATATTGCTGAGCAAATCGAAGATCGAATGCCTTATCGAAGAGCTATGAAGACTGCTATCCGCGCAGCGAGAAGAGTGAATGTTCAAGGAATTAAAGTTTCTGTATCAGGAAGACTAAATGGTGTTGATATGGCAAGGACGGAATTCTATATCGATGGAAGGGTTCCTCTGCAAACCTTGAGAGCAAATATAGATTATGCTGTAAGTGAGGCTTTTACTACTTATGGTGTCATTGGTGTTAAGGTATGGGTTTATTATGGAGATATTATTGAGCCCAAGAAAAACTTTAATCCTTTAGAAGTTGCGGAGACTTAGGAGATAAATTATGTTGAGTCCAAAAAAAGTAAAATATCGAAAAAGACAAAAAGGGCGTCTAAAAGGAAAGTCCACACGAGCAAATAAAGTTTCATTTGGTGAGTTTGGTCTAAAAGCCATCACAGCGGCAAGAATTACGGCACGACAGATTGAGGCAGCAAGAAGGGTGATATCGAGACATATCAAACGGGGAGGAAAACTTTGGATTAGAATATTTCCTGATTATCCCGTAACCAAAAAACCAGCTGAGACTAGGATGGGTTCAGGTAAAGGAAACCCTGAGTATTGGGTAGCAATCGTAAAACCAGGTCGAGTGATGTTTGAAATAAGTGGTATTCCAGAAGATGTCGTAAGAGAAGCTTTTCGTTTAGCAAGTCATAAATTGCCAGTAAAAACAACGATAGTCAAAAAAGAAATTATTTAGGAGTAGGCGGTGAAGAAAAAATCCAATTTCCATTCATTGACGGATGAAGAACTCCATAAACAGTTAAAACAAAAAAAAGAAGAATTATTAAAAATGAGGTTTTCTTTTGGAGTCTCGAAAGTAATGAAGAATCCAGCACAATATAGAAAAACCAAGAGGGATATTGCAAGGATACTCACCATACTCAGAAAAAGAGAATTACAGAAATCAAAAGCGTAAAAGGAGTGCATAGTATGGAGAATGTTCAAAAAAAAGAAAAAAAATTAAGAATTGTGGAAGGGGTAGTGGTATCTGACAAGATGAACAAAACCAGAGTTATTCTTGTGGAAAAAAGTATAATGCATCCTTTGTATAAAAAAGTAATCAAGAAATCCAAACGGATCAAAATTCATGATGAAAATAATGAAACAAAGGTGGGGGACGTAGTGCAAGCAATCGAAACACGTCCTTTATCTAAAGAAAAGCGACATGTATTGTTCAAAATCCTCAAAAAAGGAGAAGAGCAATGATCCAAGAACAAACAATTTTGAATGTTGCTGATAATACGGGTGCTAAAAAAGTGATGTGTATCAGAGTTTTAGGTAGCACGGGAAGAAAATACGCCACCGTGGGAGATATTATCGTAGTTTCTGTGAAACAAGCCCTACCTGAATATGGTTTACGGGACTCACGAGGTAAGAAGGTTCATAGTAAAGCAGTGCAAAGAGCGGTAATTCTTAGAACGAAAAAAGAAATCAAAAGACCTGATGGTTCCATTATCAAGTTTGATGACAATGCTTGTGCTTTGATAGATGAGAAATTAAATCCCAAAGGAACACGAATTTTCGGTCCTGTAGCGAGAGAATTGCGGGATAAGGACTTCAAAAAAATCATATCTTTAGCACCAGAGGTGGTTTAAGGAAATCCCTATGAAGTTAGATCGAAGAACGCTACAAAAAATTCAGAAAGAAGATCCAAAGCTTTATAATAAATTAAAACACAAAAAAACGAAGCTTAAAGTTAATGACGAAGTGATTGTGATTGCAGGAAAACACAAAGGGAAACGAGGAAAAATTTTATACATCGATCGTTTGAGACAAAGAGTGATCGTTCAAGGTATCAACAAAATCAAAAAATACGTTCGTCCCACTCAGGAAAATCCCAAGGGTGGAGTTATAGAGATTGAAGCTCCCATCCACATCTCGAATGTGATGTTTTATGACCCGAAGTTAAAAAGAGGTGTGCGAATAGGTTACAAATTTGATGAAGATCGAAAGGTTAGGGTTGCAAGAGGAAAAGGTGGAGGGAAAGAAATCGATTAGGAGGTTCGTATGCCAGTATTGAAAGATTTATATCGAAATGAAGTGATACCTAAACTGATGGAAAAATATAAATACAAAAGTATCATGCAGGTTCCAAAAATAGAGAAAGTAACATTGAATGTTGGGATTGGTAGTGCACCTTCAAATCCAAAGTTATTAGAAGCCGCAATGGAAGAATTAGCGATTATCACGGGACAACGACCAGTGAAAACAAAAGCTAAGAAATCCATAGCAGCATTCAAAATACGGCAGGGAATGAATATTGGTTGTATGGTTACGTTAAGACGAGATGTGATGTGGGAGTTTCTCTATAAATTGATTAAAGTAGCTCTACCTAGGGTGCGGGACTTTCGAGGTTTGAATCCAAAATCTTTCGATGGACGTGGAAACTACAACTTTTCTGTGAAAGAGCAAATTATCTTTCCAGAAATCAATATTGATAAGATTGAATCCTATCATGGAATGAATATCACCATAACAACCACAGCAAAAACAGATGATGAAGCCTTGTCATTATTAGAATTTCTTGGATTTCCATTCAGGAAAAATTGAAAGGAGTCAATATGGCAAGAAAGGCAATGATGGAGAAAGCAAAGCGAGAACCCAAGTTTAAAGTTAGAAAGAGAAACCGTTGTCCGTATTGTGGTAGACCAAGGGGATACCTTAGAAAATTTGGTATGTGCCGTATCTGTTTTAGAAAAAAAGCAGGATTTGGAGAAATTCCTGGAGTAATCAAAGCGTCTTGGTAAGAGGTGAAAAATGTCACTCATGGATCCCATAGCTGATATGATTACGAGAATTCGTAATGCTCAGATGTCAAAGCATGAAGAGGTAAAAGTTTCTCATTCCAGATTGAAAGAAGAAATACTAAAGATTTTAAAGCATGAGGGTTTTATCAGAGATTACGAAGTCATTGATCTGGGAAAAAACAAAAAAGAAGTTTTGATAAAATTAAAATATTACAATAACAAACCTGTGATAACTGCCATTGAGAGAATTTCGAAACCCGGTCGTAAAATCTACATAAAAGCAAGTGAAATTCAGCCAGTAATGAATAACAGAGGTATTGCTATATTATCTACATCCAAAGGAGTAATGATTAGTAGAAAAGCCAAAAAACTTGGTGTTGGTGGTGAGTATTTGATCAAAGTTTGGTGATGGAGGGAGTTTATGTCAAGGATTGGTGTTTTGCCAATATCTCTACCAAAAGGAGTCGAAGTAGTGGTAAAAGATGATGAGGTCTTAATAAAAGGACCTTTGGGACAAATCACACAAAAATTACCTGAGGGCGTTTCTGTTAAGGTTGAAAATCAACAAATCATTGTTCAACGCAAAAGTGATGAAAAACAACACAAAGCCAATCATGGATTGACAAGAGCTCTATTGAACAATCATGTCTTGGGAGTTACAAAGGGATGGACAAAAAGACTACAATTGGTAGGGGTAGGATATAGGGCAAACCTAAAAGGAAATACATTGGTTTTTACTCTTGGTTTTTCCCACGAAGTTCAATACGAATTACCCAAAGACGTAAAAGCTACAGTGGATCAGCAAGTAAAAATAGAGTTAACGGGAATAGACAAACAAAAAGTTGGGCAAGTTGCTGCAACAATAAGAGCTCTAAAACCACCTGAACCCTACAAGGGGAAAGGTATCAAATATGAAGATGAAGAAATTCGAAGAAAAGCGGGTAAAACTGGAAAAGGTAAGTAGATAACGAGGTGTCTATGAATCGCTTGGAACTCAAAAAGGTTCGATTAGAAAGAAGAAAAAAAAGAGTTAAATATGCAACTCAATCCAAAGATCCAGAAAGAAAAAGATTAATTATCATCAAAACCAATAGGTATTTATACGCACAAATTGTAGATAATACTACGGGGAAAACCCTTTTGAGTGTGGGGACTTTTTCCAAAGCTGTGGATATACCAGAAAATGAAAGTAAAAAAAATATAGAGGCAGCGAAGAAGTTAGGTCATTATATTGCTAAACTGGCGCTAGAACGAGGAATAACGAAAGTTTATTTGGATCGTCGAGGTAGAAAATATACGGGTAAAATCGCTGCCTTTGCTGATGCTGCAAGGGAAGCAGGTTTGCAATTTTAGGAGAAGTTTATGTTAATTAAAGATCAAAGAGAAGAATTGTATGAACGAGCAATAAAGGTCAATCGTGTAACCAAAGTCGTAAGGGGAGGTAGAAGATTCTCTTTTAATGCATTGGTTGTTGTAGGAAACAAAAAAGGGAAAGTAGGAATAGGATTTGGTAAAGCCAAAGAAGTTCCAGAAGCTATACGAAAAGCTATGGAAAGGGCAAAGAAAAATTTGATTGAAGTTGCCATTACCAAACGTCATACAATTCCCCATGATATTATCGGAGAATTCAAAGCAACCAAAGTTTGGTTAAAACCAGCATCACCAGGAACGGGTGTGATTGCGGGAGAGTCAGTGAAGGCTGTTTTAGAAATGGCGGGCTATCAAGATGTTTTGACAAAGGTTATAGGTTCAAAAAATTATTTAAATGTCGTCAAAGCAACGATGAAGGCTCTTCAGCAGTTGGAAACCCCTATCGAAACAGCAAAAAAAAGAGGGATTTCATTAAAACAACTATTTGGTGAATTGGATTAATCAAAGGAGTAAAAAAATGTCGATTTTGAAGCTCCAAGATGAGGGAGTAAAAAAAATACGGGTTACTTTAAAAAAAAGTCTTATCGGAAAGATCCCCAAACACCGAGCCACCTTAAAAGCACTTGGATTAAAAAAGATTGGAAGAAGTAGAGAAATTGATATGTCAAATAAAGCATTAGTAGGAATGGTGAAAGAAGTTGAGTATATGTTAAACATCGAGGTGATAGAATGAAAAACCAAGAGAAAGAAATTCTAAAAATTTCATCTTTAAAGCCAAGTAGAACCAAAAAGAAAGAAAAAAGAGATATTCCTATCTTTTTGCTACAACCATTCCCAGGTAGCAGAAAAAAGAAAAAACGCGTTGGTCGAGGAGAAGGTTCAGGGCACGGAAAAACATCGGGGCGAGGACAAAAAGGACAAAAAGCAAGGACAGGTTATTCCAAAAAGATAGGTTTCGAAGGTGGGCAAATGCCCCTTTACAAACGTATCCCCAAAAGAGGGTTTCATAATCCCTTCAAAATAGAATACCAAGTAGTGAATTTAGAAAAAATAGATAAAATCCAAACTCAAGGTGAAATCACAATCGAAACACTATATGAAAATGGTTTGATTAGAAAAAAGAATCAACCTGTTAAAATCTTGGGGATGGGAGAAATTTCAAAACCTCTAACGATTAAAGCTAATGCGGCTTCTAAGAGCGCAATCCAAAAAGTAGAATCAAAAGGTGGCAAAATCGAAATCATTCAATTTTAAATTATGAATATCCTGCTAAATATTTTTAGAATTGACGATTTGCGAAAAAAAATCCTA
The genomic region above belongs to Leptospiraceae bacterium and contains:
- the rpsC gene encoding 30S ribosomal protein S3; the protein is MGQKVNPIGLRLGINKTWDSLWYEKENYTKYLQQDLIIKDIIKNSYPRGTIVRIHIKRIMDRINVTIETVRPGTIIGQKGNKIEQLKQKLKSLLKNENINIAIKERRNPETIAQIIADNIAEQIEDRMPYRRAMKTAIRAARRVNVQGIKVSVSGRLNGVDMARTEFYIDGRVPLQTLRANIDYAVSEAFTTYGVIGVKVWVYYGDIIEPKKNFNPLEVAET
- the rplP gene encoding 50S ribosomal protein L16; its protein translation is MLSPKKVKYRKRQKGRLKGKSTRANKVSFGEFGLKAITAARITARQIEAARRVISRHIKRGGKLWIRIFPDYPVTKKPAETRMGSGKGNPEYWVAIVKPGRVMFEISGIPEDVVREAFRLASHKLPVKTTIVKKEII
- the rpmC gene encoding 50S ribosomal protein L29; amino-acid sequence: MKKKSNFHSLTDEELHKQLKQKKEELLKMRFSFGVSKVMKNPAQYRKTKRDIARILTILRKRELQKSKA
- the rpsQ gene encoding 30S ribosomal protein S17; amino-acid sequence: MENVQKKEKKLRIVEGVVVSDKMNKTRVILVEKSIMHPLYKKVIKKSKRIKIHDENNETKVGDVVQAIETRPLSKEKRHVLFKILKKGEEQ
- the rplN gene encoding 50S ribosomal protein L14 is translated as MIQEQTILNVADNTGAKKVMCIRVLGSTGRKYATVGDIIVVSVKQALPEYGLRDSRGKKVHSKAVQRAVILRTKKEIKRPDGSIIKFDDNACALIDEKLNPKGTRIFGPVARELRDKDFKKIISLAPEVV
- the rplX gene encoding 50S ribosomal protein L24, with amino-acid sequence MKLDRRTLQKIQKEDPKLYNKLKHKKTKLKVNDEVIVIAGKHKGKRGKILYIDRLRQRVIVQGINKIKKYVRPTQENPKGGVIEIEAPIHISNVMFYDPKLKRGVRIGYKFDEDRKVRVARGKGGGKEID
- the rplE gene encoding 50S ribosomal protein L5, which translates into the protein MPVLKDLYRNEVIPKLMEKYKYKSIMQVPKIEKVTLNVGIGSAPSNPKLLEAAMEELAIITGQRPVKTKAKKSIAAFKIRQGMNIGCMVTLRRDVMWEFLYKLIKVALPRVRDFRGLNPKSFDGRGNYNFSVKEQIIFPEINIDKIESYHGMNITITTTAKTDDEALSLLEFLGFPFRKN
- a CDS encoding type Z 30S ribosomal protein S14, which gives rise to MARKAMMEKAKREPKFKVRKRNRCPYCGRPRGYLRKFGMCRICFRKKAGFGEIPGVIKASW
- the rpsH gene encoding 30S ribosomal protein S8 gives rise to the protein MSLMDPIADMITRIRNAQMSKHEEVKVSHSRLKEEILKILKHEGFIRDYEVIDLGKNKKEVLIKLKYYNNKPVITAIERISKPGRKIYIKASEIQPVMNNRGIAILSTSKGVMISRKAKKLGVGGEYLIKVW
- the rplF gene encoding 50S ribosomal protein L6; translation: MSRIGVLPISLPKGVEVVVKDDEVLIKGPLGQITQKLPEGVSVKVENQQIIVQRKSDEKQHKANHGLTRALLNNHVLGVTKGWTKRLQLVGVGYRANLKGNTLVFTLGFSHEVQYELPKDVKATVDQQVKIELTGIDKQKVGQVAATIRALKPPEPYKGKGIKYEDEEIRRKAGKTGKGK
- the rplR gene encoding 50S ribosomal protein L18 codes for the protein MNRLELKKVRLERRKKRVKYATQSKDPERKRLIIIKTNRYLYAQIVDNTTGKTLLSVGTFSKAVDIPENESKKNIEAAKKLGHYIAKLALERGITKVYLDRRGRKYTGKIAAFADAAREAGLQF
- the rpsE gene encoding 30S ribosomal protein S5 is translated as MLIKDQREELYERAIKVNRVTKVVRGGRRFSFNALVVVGNKKGKVGIGFGKAKEVPEAIRKAMERAKKNLIEVAITKRHTIPHDIIGEFKATKVWLKPASPGTGVIAGESVKAVLEMAGYQDVLTKVIGSKNYLNVVKATMKALQQLETPIETAKKRGISLKQLFGELD
- the rpmD gene encoding 50S ribosomal protein L30, which translates into the protein MSILKLQDEGVKKIRVTLKKSLIGKIPKHRATLKALGLKKIGRSREIDMSNKALVGMVKEVEYMLNIEVIE
- the rplO gene encoding 50S ribosomal protein L15, which produces MPIFLLQPFPGSRKKKKRVGRGEGSGHGKTSGRGQKGQKARTGYSKKIGFEGGQMPLYKRIPKRGFHNPFKIEYQVVNLEKIDKIQTQGEITIETLYENGLIRKKNQPVKILGMGEISKPLTIKANAASKSAIQKVESKGGKIEIIQF